aaggggccAATACTgccaagagtttccacgaagaccgtggaatgaccacatagccttccatcaccataagagaatgacttacattccagacatgtttgctcaacctaaggatgttATAGGATGGGTGCAATTTTTCAACAAGTTAACTGAGGAACAggttcagtggatgttcgagtggttccctaccgacgagttcatcatcagatctagagACGTCCTACATTTGGTGCTGATCAAATTAAGGGGGTATATATCGttatgctcccctcagggttatgagacaggcaggtAGGAGATAGGTCATACCACGGGTCGCTAAGATGAGTCACTTCAGAGCCGagccatcccatataagaatgaagcacaacatatgtggactttgaaaattattgtggagaaggataccatcgagccggaCCGATACCATGCGGGCCATTGATActtttacccctcatggttgAATGATAATCTATCAGGAGTATTTGAGCCAAAggttggtccaggaaatagggtcatagatgaGTTTACTGAAGTAGGGGTGAAGTAAAACAAGCTGCGAAAAAGCGTTCGAAAGTCTAAAGCTGAGCATATGGCGCAGCATAAGGCTGACATGGAAatgattaacgagtggaaagaaagagTTGTTAAATCTAGCGAAAggatggaatatctggagtacagtttgATGGAATTGGAGGGGAAGATAAGAAAGAGGGTCACCGACTGttagaatgctgaaggaaatgaaggagggcatTTGGCCAGGGCATTCCTACTGCTGAACCTGCGTGAGCTGGGGGAGTTGATTGATAACAGCATCTGGTCTAAAGAGGGctcttctgggaccaagtagattggatttactttctttcctttttaaatgTAAGAAGGCCAAGTGTCATTagcaacattatcttatttagtgtcgttttggggaatttatttttacattaatgaaatgaggtaattattggcactaaatttctccaaatttatttgtcgctaggcttacctcaggcacaacgaggctcccaaattaggacgggaatttacattcccgcaatatgtgtttaaatactgcaaacatttcagaaccctTACTGATTTGTGtaccttttatttttttctttattctttactctcatcccctaaggttggttagCTCATACTGGCATCATAAGTGTATCACACCAAATCTAGAGGCCCtcatcctcctcctccaagtaatacaaagagcaaagggaaagctaaaatggacgacttaagtggtattcgaaaggaaaatgtggaaaatgcagaaactttagatggtcggagtacttcgacaccaaatgatttagttttgaggttagaacaaaagatactggagctaCAGGGAGAACCTGAGCAGGTCCACAACTTGGAAAATctatccctcaccctgaatgtccccgacatcaaccaacaaaacacaaagaacccaacatatccccaaaacacaccaaacaaacatccacaaaaccctcatgcaccgcatcaatatgcaaACCCcccctcaaaatctcaatcccttaccagtaccaactccgccacaacaccaccatcaaccaattcagtacccaccaaccgccacttatcacactccctagaacacaccacaacccattcacgatcctcaaaactcaaccaataaCCATCACTACACTCAGGCTCCTGGCACTCAACAAAATATCCCCAAATAcgtggaaaccgtacctcactctactcaaccaacttcctatacaccagaatccactGAGAAGGACCTACTTATCAAGAACATGGCAggagaactcaagaaattgacaagtcgggttcagggtgtcgaaggaggcaaatggataaaaggtttgaactatgaagacctatgcatacagctaGATGTAGAGcttccagaggggtacaaacctcccaagtttgagatgtttgacagTACAAGTGATCCTAGGGTTCAtttgaggacctattgtgacaagttTGTCAGGGTCGCAAATGATGAAAGATccggatgaaactctttatgagaagtcttactggatatgctttgtcctggtacatcatccaGGATCCTAAGAAATTTTCCAACtaggtaagcatggcatcaggtttcatggaccgattcaggttcaacatagaaaatgcacaagatgttttctacattcagaacctcaagaagaaacccaccgagactttccgcgagtatgctacccaTTGAAGGttagaagcggccaaggtcagaccatctttggacgaggaacagatgaacaagttcttcattaGAGCAtaggatccgcaatattatgaaatattgatgtttattgaaaaccataaattctctgatatcatcaaacttggggaaAGAGTCAAACAAGGCATCAAAaacgggatggtaacaaacttaGAGGCATTACAAACCACAAACAAGACATTACAATCAGgcagcatatcaaagaagaaagacatTGGGGCGGTAATGGTGGCTCAGGGCCtgaaatctccactcacatatcaaacacctccacccacatatcaagaacccccacccacataccaagcaccaccacctacatatcaaccctcatctcctagatattcccaaccagccactgtctattatacctataattcccaaccatctcatttccagtTACCTctaactcgccaaaattatctaagaccacgacccaattttgaccgcaagccacccagacaatataccgctattgttgaacccatcgaccagctgtatgaaaggttgaaagccactAGTTACGTCACCCATATTCCCGCTGTGGCACTAGAGattccatcccaatgggtcaatccaaacaaaacatgtgcataccattccggtatgaacgGACACCATTGATGAGTACCGAACATTGAAAGACAAAATCCAGACGctgattgataacaaggtcatacaagcgaaagaagctgcacccaatgtccgcaacaacccctcCCGGATCATAGGGTTggtgggatacatgtgatagagatggatGAGGAAtaggatcctgaggggtcaattgggcttatttgagaaggcgatgactttaaaccctcagtcacacttactcctatcgtagtgcagactcagtcaccaatcgaggttgaggtagctaCATCGGTTCcattgaggtagaggtagctccacctatggccacccctgttccatttgaagtagaaatggccacacctttcacaatgacagtatcaaccacacctcctttcaactcaaaagaaataccttgggattacattgCCGAAGCTAGGCAAAAAAGAAAGGCAAAGGTGGAggaatctgatgctgcacaaggaatgactaggaccagaagaatctatacacctgaacacttgagaggaccaagtaaggatgccactaccaaacagcctgtcattgaaatagggccagatgacctttggaggaaagtaaaagcaagggaatattccgtcattgatcatttaacaaaaccccagctcaaatatccatcctatcactattgcaaaatCCATAGGTGTGCAAGAATGCTCTGATGAAGGTGATAagcgaagcttatgtacccaacaatatcaccggcggagagatggccaacatggtagggcaggtgctggaatgtcataaaataatcttccacgaggatgagctactgcctgaagggttgaatcacaatcgagcattgcatatcacggtgcaatttgaagacaaattcatcgccagggtcatgattgatgggggttcaagcctcaacatttgtccgttggatactctgaaaagattgggcaaagatttTCATGAAATATGGGCAAGgagcatgaatgtgaaagcctttgatgggtctcaaagggccacgagtggggagattaatctttccctgcagatggggccaacttggttcgacgttgaatttcaggtgctcgacatatcagcctggtacaatcttctgttgggtcgaccatggatacatgccgctAGGGCTGTgacttccacactacatcaagacatgaaattcgaatggaaccatcaggaggtgatcattcacggacacgggagtaaccccatttacaccagtcaaactattTCGGTtattgatacgctcaaattacactttaattaaatagtgtaaggcggtcgatgtcaaatataataacccaacaaggttggggtcgaatcccacagggaataggtgtgaaaaggttactcgagtAGTGTGCTACTTGACTTAGATCGTAATTCTATCCGTTaattgtaacaagagtatgatatAATTGTGATTGGAAGAAATAACTAATTTTAATGTtgaaaatgtaaataatttgattaaggaaagcaaggttgtgtccccttcaatgaaatgtaatactatcggtgttaatatgatatatttctaatggaatgttctttagatatgcaaatgattttTAAATGACTAACTAATATTTTCCAATActtgggtagtatttcctctttatgatttttctaaaaataaaagagttGTAATTAATAGCAATCAATTTATGCCAAATAAAactcacttattcctaagcgattctattaaacaaggtttaaagccttgagtctttgatatttacttctaccaaattctaactcacttttccaagtaaatAAAGAGTTTAATGTctcttgttaatgtttgcaaccaccaacaataaatgaagaatgaaaaataaatatatatatcaaccaacacattttatatatatatatatatatatatatatatatatatatatatatatatattcaatgttaaatacCCATTAACATAACATCCATTTAgagtccacaaccttagtatttaaagcaagctactcatgctaaaatacaaaaagatgagaatattaaatgccataaagcttacaaagtgcaagattcttcaCTCCTAAAGCTTCAAAAAGAGAGGAATATTCAAAGGTTGGATTGTAGCTCAAAAACAAGACAAGATTCCCCTACAAAACCTCCAATAAATGTATTTATAGTGGGCTAAAACTCGGGACCAATTTCGGACAAAAATAGCTTTCCAGgtcaattatgcgaccgcatttctatcgcataacagacatgcggtcCGCAATCTCGTCATAGACATCGCATCTTCGAAACCCTAGTTCCCAAGTATTGGTCGCATTTAGGTTATGCGGTCCATATTGTTGATTTGCGATCGCATTTGTCACTGTATTTTTCGCCTTCACCAACTTCTACAAGGAGTTTGCAATCCATTATGCGGCCTGCAAACCCATTACACAGTCGCATAATGGACCCCATTTCTTGCGCTTGAATTTGGCCAACAGACTGTTGGGCTTTACGATTCCTTTGAGCGCTATGCGGTTTGCATGTTGGATTTGCGGTCCGCACTCTCACATCTGCGATCGCATTTTGCCCTTTTCTTGTCCTTTTGCGGtttttgatttcatttccatGTTCTTGGGTCCTTAAACCTCTTATACTACAAAACATTAAAATTATataagtataaaagataattgcatttaaaacaagctaaaatctaagcaatttgtattaaatgtgccgaaattctccggcacatcaacacccctaacttaaactctttcttgtcctcaagcaactaaaacgACACTATCCTATTCTAGACTCCATCTAAACGATATgaatcaatagtgccatcattgttatttacaaagaaactaatcaacttgtgaaaGTTTGAGCCTCGACCAATTTGACAAAATGTTACTCTCAGCTGAGTGCACTTGCATTCGACTTCAAGAACTCAACTTCTGTCCAACCTCACaattcatgtgccctcactaGAAAAAAAGTCCCTAACTCACAATATTTACAATGACAATAAAAGGGTCGGATTCACAAAGacactcactctcaaaaagagtttcaagtgttacaacatgCCACACCatagcttgcccttattttaattcaccgctttattctaagaacgttcggttggagatcccataaggactttttaagtttctaatgtaggtttagggaagggtcggATAAACATTTGGATACAAGTGACTACACCTTCCTTGAACACTagtcacatttttctttcttgttgttcttttcttcttttcaaacCACATAGCCCTCATTAGCCCCTAATTTCCAACATTGAACCACCTTAAatacctctctaattttcttcaaggctctatatttatatatatacatacatctctttttcttttctttttcttcttttctcttgcaaattttttttttatttttcttttggagcttgaataGTTTCATATGAATATCTTGAGGTATACTTTCCTACACTCACTGTACAACCTTGCCAATTTCCGGCTTGAcacaacacccccaacttagctttgtagcctcattctcaatgttcaaggaggCACGGGTTCAAAAGAGtgaattattttacaaaaggggaaaggtttgtaatgaggtggccaaagaaaaggttaaaggctcaaatgggATAACTAGTGATAATATCTATACAATGGGTAGCTTGAAAGGCTAACTGGTTTTCCAATCATAAAGACTGCCTAAGGTCATTTCTCCAACCAAATGTAATTATCATTAGCATCGAAagaccaaccgggcaagttctagatgacAGAAGTAAACACAAGAATTATTTATACAAAGACTCACACACATGTCACACGAACTATTTGACTCAACATAGTTTTACCCCCCGAGTCAACACTTGGAAACTCGAAGCTTTCATCATATTTACATAGCTCTAGGTAATCATAGAGTCAAagagcgagcctcaagttcacacagttgatttcttcttctttgtttttttttcttcatattaaTGGAAGGGTATAGGCTATTTAAAGGCATACATGCTTGAAACTAGACAATTACACCAAACCGGTCAAAATGTTTCATCCTACTGCcatggttctactattacacccttggaaaagaacccggcgaagaaaaaccaagggaaattCATTGCTAATTACTAAAGTTGAACATGCATCCAACTATCTAcctgtttttgttttttttttgtttttttatacaaagaaaacaTATGTACTAAAACAACACAAGTATATACAAAGGTTACAGAAATTTTCTTATATAACACAAAAAACATGTACAATAGTTCACAAAAACATGTAGAAAAAGTTTGTACAAGTCTATCCCACCCCTAACTGGAAAGCATGAATTGTCCCCAATGTAGAAGAATGTAAGATAGAGTTTAGGGGATCCTTGAGGTGCACTAAGCGCTATGGGAGTCAGAAGCCAGCTGAATGATGGTGGGGTCACCCTTTGATGCTGAAGCTGGGACCGATGAGATCTTGGCCTGAGAAATGACCTCAACTGATGGAGGAGGGATCTCTAACTGGCCTGACATTGGAGCTGGGGCCTGTGAGCTGCTAGCCTCGCCTGCTGATAGCTGAGTGGTCGATGGATTGGCTTGGACGACCATGTCTGCTAGCGAATTCTCTATCACCTTCTGAACAGCTGCTTGTTCCTCCTGTGCAGCTGTAGGGACAGTAACCTACTTACCTTTCTCCTAAGGGCCCTCATCCTCCTTGGACCATGACTCCTTATCAGTCTCTCCCTCGTCTACCTCCCTACCTTCGGACTTTGCAGAGTGTCCAGAATCTTCCTCATAAGGGATGTCAATATGTGCAGGGAAGCTAGAGGCTGGGAAGCCCCAACAATCTGAGGTGCAGGAGCTATCATCAAGGTGGAGAAATCAAAATCTAATCCAGCCACGGACGTGCCCGCTCCCTGCTCTCCTTCCTTGGGCATGAAGGAGGATAGACCGAACTCCAGAGTTTGCATTTTGTGGAGCTCAGTCTTCAGTGTGGAAACCTCATCACGAAGCTTTGGCAAGTCTCCAACCGCACCCCGCTCCATCTTTTCAATCCGCACATCAAGCTGTTTCAGGCAATCCCAATAAGATGTTTGTTTCTATTGGAGGGCCGTCAATGAGGACTAGATAGGGGTCAATGCTTGCCTGATGAGTGTAGGGAGGTTCTTCAGAAGGTGGCCTACCTTAGCATTTGCATGTTGAGCTAAGAGACCGAGCCTCGAAACGGCTGGCAGTGGGGCAGAAGGTTGTGCAATGGTGACCTGAGAGGTGGGCTGTGGAGTGGAAGTGGAGGCCATTATGGCCTGAGGAGAAGCAGGAGTCTAGGAGTCTGAGATCTCTGTATCAGCAGGAATCGGGGTTTGAACCTCTGGGGGAGCAACAACTACCGCGTCATTAATGCACGTCATATCAATATCCTTCATACTTTCCCCGTCTTGTCAGTGTGTGGCATTGAAGGGACTTCCACAGCCTTACAGAGGGCTGTGATCAAGCACGGGAATAGAAGTGACGTGGCTATCTAGTTGGCTCGAATCCCTAACTCTCGGAAGATAAAGTTACCCACATCAATTTTTATCCCAGTCATAATACATTCAATGAGAAGAGCTTTCTCAATGCTTATATCAATCTCAATTCGGGACGGTATCAATCGAGAGGTGACAAAGCTGAGCCAGAATCTACCCTCTCGTGTGAGATCTTCCTTGAATATTTTATGAAGAGGGTCAATCCAAGCATGGGTCCCTTTGGCTATCACTGAGGCTATCCAACCACGCTCATTATCTCTAGTTTGGGAAGTGGAACTCATTTATTGTGTCACTACTACAAAACATATGCTTCCTCCGAACCAAGACAGTATCACAAAAAACTTTGTTGCGCTTGTGGTGAGGTGTCCTGGAGGCTCCATAAGATACATAAAATTCATGCACCAATGTTTCATTGTAATCATCAGGAAGCTCAGTGAAACACTCGTAGTTTCTAGCCTTGATGTTCTCCAGTATGTGAGGGTATTGCTCCTGTAGCCCGTTCAGACTCAGTTGTTTCTCGGCAATGATTTTCTGTTTTGTGAGCCCTTCTCTATACAGATCCCTAGAGCCTTCGACCCCAAACCTGAGTTGGAAATCatctcctctttttcttcttgccTCATCATGTAGGTCAACTGATGGCAAGGTCTCATCCTCATCAGACTAGGAGGGATGTGTAACAGTAGGTTCCGGTCGTAAACGTTTGACTTGTTGTGCTTGACAACTGGTGGAGACCCTTTTCTTGGAAGAAGATATATGTCTCTTGGGAGCCATATCTGCAAAGAAATCAAGCGTGAGCAACATAGCAGACATCAAAAGAAAAGGCACAAAGAAAGTCAAGTATGCGACAGggtatgcggtcgcataaccacTATGCGGACCGCAAACCTATCGCAAAACTTCTGTCTGCTGAAGGGATATAATTATGTGTAGGGTTTTGTGATTGTATATCCATTATGTGGTCCGAATACCCATCGCAAAACTATTTGCTTGGAAAGGTCATCACACTATGTGATCGCAAAATCCACCGCAAAGATGGTTTTGCGAACGCAAATTAGCCGCAAATAACATTGTACAAAAAGCTAGAAACTGTTTAAGTATGCGGTGGCTTTGCGGTCTGCATATCACTTATGCGATCGCAAAGACTCCGCAAATAGTCATCTTTCAAGTCACCTAGGGTTTGATATGTGGCAACATTGCGGACCGAAATCGACTATGTGTTACACAAAAATCATCCTCCTCAACGTTTTGAACTCTACCCTCTACAATGGCGAACCCAATTTCACTACCCAGCACCCCAAGCCTAACTATTTATCCCAAAACCCCCCACCTTATGAGCAGATACCCAATAACAATGAGGAAGTACGAACAACCACGAAAGGAaactaaaaaaaaaggaaaacacaCAACAAAATTTAAACTAAACTTTACAGGGATGAAATTGGGAAAGGAAAACATACCAGGACTGGAGAATTTAGAATACCTTGGGAGATGAATTCAACAAGTGGGATCGTTTATTTTATTCCAGGATCATTTGTTTACACTAGCAGTTTgcctttctcctttttctttttgtttcgttttcttttttttgtttttttgttttgtttaagagGGAAATCTGAGTGCTGGTGTGTGTTTATGTGCGAAGGGGTAGGGGATACTTACCTGTGAAGTTTGCAGTTGATATGTCACCGCATAACACCTTATGCGACCACATAAGTGTTATGCGGTGGTTTCATTTGGAGTTGCTCATGGACACAATGCGGTGCACTTGTGCGATCGCATAACTAAAATGCGGCCCCCAAAGTGCACGTCCTCGCCGCATTTATACCACAATATTTTCCAAACATACTGTCCAGGTATGCGACCACTATGCAGTCCGCATAGTTAAAATGCGACCGCATATGTGTAGCAGACTTCCCATAATGACTTTTCTTCCCTTTCACATGCAATTTTACCCTGTGTTATGATCTTTTGAATCACTTACACTCTAACACACACTTTAATTTTCTCAATTTAATCTATCTAACAAAAGTTAAAATTTAAAGGACAAAAAGGATGTTACCACACATGGGTCGCCTCCGATGaaacgcttgatttaacgtcgctgCACGATGAAGTTGGCCTTTCTTTGGTTTCACTCATTGGTCGGGCATGGACCATCTTTAAGAGCCAACTATTCCACCAAGTATTTTTCTCCATCtgtgcccaagtagtgcttgactcgCTGGCCATTTACTTTGAAGGTTCGGAGCCCATCCTCCAATTCTAATTTCACAGCTCCAAAAGGGGATACATCTACCACCTTGAACGGACCAAACCATTTCGATTTGAGCTTGCCCAAAAAACATTTGAGCCTTGAGTTGAAGAGCAAAACCAAGTCACCCGACTTGAACTCCCTTTTCAAGATCTTTTTGTTGTGGACGAACTTCATCCTGTCTTTGTACACAACTGCACTTTCATATGCATGGAAACAGAATTCCTCCATTTCATCGAGTtgtgttaacctcaaatttgaAGATTCAGCCAAGTCCAAGTTCAACCTTtttaaagcccacatggctttgtgctccAGTTCTACAAGTAGATGACAAGCCTTGCCGAAAACTAACCGATAAGGAGAAGTTCCAATGGGGGTTTTGTACACCGTGCGATATGCCCACAACGCGTCATCTagcttctttgaccaatcggtcctgtTTGCATTAATAGTCTTTGCTAGAATATTCTTTATCTCCCATTAGAAACTTCAACTTGGCCTCTTGATTGGGGATGATAAGGTGTGTCAACCTTATGCTTGACTCCATATTTCTCTAGTAGCCCCGTGAAAGCCTTGTTACAGAAATGAGACCCACCATCACTAAGAatggctctaggagtgccaaaccgtatgaatatgtttttctttaagaatgtggtcacactccttgcctctttgtttggtaaggcaattgattcaacccatttggacacatagtccacaGCCACCAAGATATATTTCATATCACAAAAGCTTACaaatgggcccataaaatcaattccccaCACATCAAAGATCTTTATCTCCATCTGTTACGCCCCataatattacgtcaatattacgtctcacagtattatattacaaaTATTATGCTTTACATTaatatattacaatgatgttacatCCAGCGgtattaagttatgacagtgttctacccagcagtattacattacgatgatgttacgcttcgtagtaataagttacgatagtgttgtACCCTGCAGAattgtatgttgaatttgtcgtaaggtaattgacatcagtccaaggaaaagattatttggagattataaggattgtaagtgatgaataaattcgtgaaagcgagaggggaagcaagtcgaagaaaataaattcgttgaaatttggtattttgggataaaatacggctcaagctaaaatattcagtatttatggactagtaccatataaggtacaacatgaccataatagtaaggcgtataaggtatgtaaaaagtgagtaatattttaagtaagtgggaataattatCAAATTTTCGGGTAATTGGTTAAATACCGGGTAATGGgatattacccgattaactaataagtggatgaAATTTAATAAACTAACCACCCGACCCACGCGGCACAAGGCCACTAATTAAAGAAGATGACTCATGAACAATTGAAATAGGTGTCTAATCTTATCCCTACAAGAATCTGATAAACCCATTTAAATGACACATTAAATTAGTATCAAGTCCATTATAAAccaagaaaacaaaagcaaacttCATTCTTGGGTGTCTTTAACATCTCATGACTTTAGCCTCAATTTGTTCTTGGTTTGAAACCAAGAACGCGACTGCTATTTCGTCCAAATAATTCCTCTCTTTAGCCAAAAATATTTCGATAGAAATTACCGAAGACCACCACAATTTCGTTCCAAATTTCAAAGGGATTCAGGCAAAATTTCGTTCAACACAGTTAAGTAGAAGCTTCATTccgttcaaataattccaggaacaggtatgttaaggccatcctttctttattttggcatggtccaaattatactgaagaaatgagcaaatacacagtttctataaattgctctattcatagaaatagcaggggtgtctatattcttgattccccatgaaaagtATTATTATTTTatgttcataggtctcagaataatacctaGTTGGAAAATTTATTCGgaaagaatattgagattattacgtattttttatgcatttcatacatgtgcattgacccatgaccagatcgcgttatatatgcatataaatgtaaatatatgtatatgggatataggaaaaggttacgacgttatatacgcaccaccacctgatcagctagtatatgatgatgatgttgctcaTAGtagctaaaatatgattcaaacagcattatatacgcgtatatatgtatgtatgtatatatatgtatatgggatatgggaaaggttatggcgttatatacgcaccaccacctgatcagctggtatatgatgatgatgttgcccatagtggctgaaatataattcaaacagcattatatacacatgtatatatatatatatatatatatatatatatatatatatatgtatgtatgtatatatatatatgtatgtatatgggatatgggaaaggttatggcgttatatacgcacctccacctgatcagctggtatacgatgatgatttttcccacagtggccgatatgatataatgggatgccctcagaggctgatgatgttatgaaacatgtacctatgcatgacatgacattcatactcaTATGTATGACGCTAagagtaatttatgatttacaaagttattcagacttataggttgagtaatatactctatatttcttccatgtctcttatgtacttatttacgtgccttacatactcggtacattattcgtacggacgtcccttttgcctggggacgctgcatttcatgcccgcatgtctcgatagacaggtcgagagccttctaagtaggctatcagctcagcggaagatgttggtgcactccatttgcttcggagtttcttGTTTGTTTAGTaaaatttagacgtgtattgtttggtatggcgggactctatcccgacctttgtGACATttgtgtactcttagaggcttatagacatatgttggcctatgttttgagtttataaattattatgttggactattaggcccatatgtcatgtgtatatgatgatgtaataagaaatatatgttacgttgtactcagttgagtaaggtacctggTGCCTGTCGCAGCCCATCggg
This sequence is a window from Nicotiana sylvestris chromosome 3, ASM39365v2, whole genome shotgun sequence. Protein-coding genes within it:
- the LOC138887216 gene encoding uncharacterized protein gives rise to the protein MWALKRLNLDLAESSNLRLTQLDEMEEFCFHAYESAVVYKDRMKFVHNKKILKREFKSGDLVLLFNSRLKCFLGKLKSKWFGPFKVVDVSPFGAVKLELEDGLRTFKVNGQRVKHYLGTDGEKYLVE